A genomic window from Ascaphus truei isolate aAscTru1 chromosome 1, aAscTru1.hap1, whole genome shotgun sequence includes:
- the LOC142467878 gene encoding putative N-acetyltransferase camello translates to MADFSIRRYKNSDYDAVRLMFAQGMLEQRSATCFYLLKMPRVNLFLLVAFTTFLVVSKSYLLSLICLASLLAVGWHLINSEVHQYVKRCHGEDLLDIEKSYMLNGSSCFWVAETERKLVGMVGVQAAQNSDGEIVLRRMSVAKDQRTHGIGKALCRTVIDFARKGGCKVVSLETSMVQYAAQKLYERVGFKEIKVMILPTLFGKLTNFSILYYTFDIK, encoded by the coding sequence ATGGCCGACTTCTCTATCCGGAGATACAAGAACAGTGACTACGATGCCGTTCGCCTCATGTTTGCACAAGGCATGTTGGAGCAACGCTCTGCTACCTGCTTCTACCTGCTGAAGATGCCCAGAGTCAACCTCTTTCTCCTGGTAGCATTTACCACCTTCCTTGTTGTTTCCAAGTCCTACCTCCTGTCTCTGATATGCCTTGCCTCTCTGCTAGCTGTTGGCTGGCATCTCATCAACTCTGAAGTCCATCAGTATGTGAAGCGGTGTCACGGAGAGGACCTACTTGATATCGAGAAATCCTACATGCTGAATGGCAGCTCATGCTTCTGGGTGGCGGAAACCGAAAGGAAGCTCGTAGGCATGGTGGGAGTCCAAGCTGCCCAAAATTCGGACGGTGAGATAGTGCTGAGACGCATGTCTGTTGCAAAGGACCAACGAACGCACGGAATCGGCAAAGCTCTGTGCCGGACGGTCATTGACTTTGCTCGAAAGGGTGGGTGCAAAGTTGTGAGTCTCGAAACGTCCATGGTACAATATGCGGCTCAAAAGTTGTATGAACGTGTGGGCTTTAAGGAGATCAAAGTCATGATTCTTCCAACACTTTTTGGAAAGTTGACCAACTTCTCTATTCTGTATTACACATTCGACATAAAATGA